The proteins below are encoded in one region of Canis lupus familiaris isolate Mischka breed German Shepherd chromosome 21, alternate assembly UU_Cfam_GSD_1.0, whole genome shotgun sequence:
- the SAAL1 gene encoding protein SAAL1 produces MDRNPSPPPPRRDEDADEDVAGGDCIGSTVYSRHWLFGVLSGLIQIVSPENTKSSSDDEEQQMELDEEMENEICRVWDMSMDEDVALFLQEFNAPDIFMGVLAKSKCPRLREICVGILGNMACFQEICVSISNDNNLGQVLLHCLYDSDPPTLLETSRLLLTCLSQTEVASVWVERIREYPAIYDSICFIMSSSTNVDLLVKVGEVVDKLFDLDEKLMLEWIRNGAVQPQDPPQEDSEEQPVFRIVPCVLEAAKQVRSENPEGLDVYMHILQLLTTVDDGIQAIVQCPDTGKDTWNLLFDLVCHEFCQSDDPPIILQEQKTVLASVYSVLSSIYASQAQQEYLKIEEDLPLIDSLIRVLQNMEHCQKKPENSADSNTEETKKSDLTQDDFHLKILKDISCEFLSNIFQVLTKETVARGLKEGQLSKQKCSCAFQNLLPFYSPVIEDFLKILHEVDKTLADDLEESFPNLKVQT; encoded by the exons ATTGTTAGCCCTGAAAACACAAAATCCAGCTCAGATGATGAGGAGCAGCAGATGGAGCTcgatgaagaaatggagaatgaAATTTGCAGAGTATGGGATATGTCCATGGATGAG gatgtgGCTTTATTTCTCCAAGAATTTAATGCGCCTGACATATTTATGGGAGTATTGGCCAAATCCAAATGTCCTCGATTAAGA GAAATCTGCGTGGGAATTTTAGGTAATATGGCCTGTTTCCAGGAGATATGTGTGTCCATCAGCAATGATAATAATCTTGG ACAGGTATTATTGCACTGTTTGTATGATTCAGACCCTCCCACTCTTCTGGAAACAAGCCG GTTGTTGCTTACTTGTCTTTCTCAAACAGAAGTGGCCAGTGTCTGGGTTGAAAGAATCCGGGAATATCCAGCTATTTATGATAGCATTTGTTTCATTATGTCAAGTTCAACAAATG TTGACTTACTGGTCAAGGTAGGGGAAGTTGTGGACAAGCTTTTTGATTTGGATGAGAAGCTAATGTTAGAATGGATTAGAAATGGGGCTGTTCAGCCTCAGGACCCACCCCAGGAAGACTCAGAAGAGCAGCCGGTGTTTAGGATTGTGCCCTGTGTACTTGAAGCTGCCAAACAAGTACG tTCTGAAAATCCAGAAGGGCTCGATGTTTACATGCATATCTTACAGCTGCTTACCACAGTGGATGATGGAATTCAAGCAATTG tacAGTGTCCTGATACTGGAAAAGACACTTGGAATTTACTTTTTGACCTGGTCTGCCATGAATTTTGCCAGTCTGATGATCCACCCATCATACTTCAAGAACAGAAAACAGTGCTAGCCTCTGTTTATTCAGTGTTGTCTTCCATCTATGCATCACAGGCTCAACAGGAGTATCTAAAGATAGAAGAAG ATCTTCCTCTAATTGACAGCCTGATTCGTGTCTTACAAAACATGGAACATTGTCAGAAGAAACCAGAGAACTCGGCCGACTCTAACACGGAAGAAACGAAAAAGTCTGACTTGACCCAAGATGATTTCCACTTGAAAATCTTAAAGGATATTTCGTGTgaatttctttctaatatttttcaggttttaaCAAAG GAGACTGTGGCTCGGGGACTAAAGGAAGGCCAGTTAAGCAAACAGAAATGTTCCTGTGCATTTCaaaatcttcttcctttttatagtCCAGTG ATAGAAGATTTTCTCAAAATTCTACATGAAGTTGATAAGACTCTTGCTGATGACCTGGAAGAAAGCTTCCCAAATTTGAAGGTTCAGACTTAA